The sequence below is a genomic window from Thiomonas sp. FB-Cd.
GCGCTATCAGGTTGACATACGTGAGGATACGTTCCGTCTCGCCGATTATCGGCGCTTCCTCGCCGACCACGCTGCAGGCATTGACGCGTTTCAGACGCGGCAGCGCAAGGCTTTTGCCGAGGAGCGTGAGCGCTGGGCGCAAGCCGGCGAGACCGACTGGGCCAGCGATGCAAGCATCGCTGAGGCGTCGACTGATAGTGAGATCGATCTGCCACAAGGCAGCCGCCGGGTTGCCAGTCACGTTGCCGGCAGTGTGTGGAAAGTCTTGGTTGAGCCCGCCCAGACCGTGAATGCAGGCGACGTCCTGTGCATCCTCGAGTCGATGAAGATGGAGATCAGTGTGGCAGCCCCAGTCGACGGTGTCGTGGAGCGGCTGCTGTGCCGGGAAGGTGGCGAGGTGAGTGCTGGACAGAATTTGGTGGTATTGACGGAGACCTGAATGCCCACGAGCCTGACGTTTTCTGCGCTGCTCAGCGCGTATCGAACCCATGCCCTGACCCCCACGGCGCTCGTGGAGGAGTTGTTGGCCCGCAATGCACGCTATCCCGACCACGCCATCTGGATCACGCCGCCGGAGCGAGGGCGTCTGCTTGCGCGCGCTCGCGAGCTGGAGGCGCGTGGCATGGACGGTTTGCCGCTGTACGGCATTCCCTTCGCGATCAAGGACAACATCGACGTGGCTGATGTGCCAACCACCTGTGCCTGCCCGTCCTTCGCCTACACGCCGCGGCAGTCCGCCACAGTTGTGCAGAGGCTTCTCGACGCTGGGGCCATTCCAGTTGGCAAGACAAACCTCGACCAGTTCGCCACCGGGCTAAATGGCACACGCTCACCCTATGGCGCGTGCCGAAACGCCTTCAACCCCGATTACATCTCCGGCGGATCGAGCGCGGGATCGGCGGTGTCTGTAGCGTTGGGTTTGGCGAGTTTCTCGCTGGGTACCGACACCGCGGGCTCGGGGCGCGTGCCGGCGGCGTTCAACAATCTCGTCGGGCTCAAGCCGACCTGCGGCTTGTTGTCCACGCACGGTGTGGTGCCCGCTTGTCGTTCGCTGGATGTGGTTTCGATCTTCGCGCTCTGCGCGGAAGACGCGCAGCAGGTGTTTGGCGTGGCGTTGAGTGAGGATCCGGCCGATCCCTATTCCCGTGCCGCGCAACCGCATGGATTCGACTTCGGTCACGCGCCGCGTTTTCGATTTGGCGTGCCGGCGCGCAAGGACCTGGAGTTCTTCGGCGATGCCGAGTCCGCGGCTTTGTTTGACGACGCCGTGGCGCGTCTGCGGGATCTGGGCGGCGAGGAAGTGGATCTCGATTTTGCGCCGTTCATCGACACCGCGCGCCTGCTCTATGGCGGGCCCTGGGTCGCCGAGCGCTACCAGGCCATCCGCGCGTTCATTGACGCCCAACCCGAAGCCTTGTTTCCAGTGACGCGCGACATTACCCTGGGCGGCGCCAAGCCGTTGGCCGCCGACGCTTTTGCCGCGCAGTACCGGCTGCGCGACCTCAAGCGTGTGTGCGACCGCGTCTGGAAGGACGTGGATTGCGTGATTACGCCAACCGCAGGCACCATCTACACACGAGCCGAGATGCTGGCCGAGCCCATCGCGCGCAATACCGACCTCGGCCTGTACACCAACTTCATGAACCTGCTTGACTACGCGGCCATTGCCGTGCCCGCCGGTTTCCGCGGCGATGGCCTGCCGTTCGGCGCGACACTGTTCGCTCCGGCGCACCAAGACGTGCCGCTGCTGCACTTGGCGGCGCGTTGGCAACGGACCATTGAGCGGCCCTGCGGCGCTGTTGAAACCACGCCTTCAGCGCAGTCCCCGGCAGTGCCGTCGCCCGTGCCCAGCGGCCAGATGCGCGTCGCGGTGGTGGGTGCCCATCTCAGCGGCTTGCCGCTGAACGGGCAGCTCACATCGCGCGGTGGGCGCTTGGTGGTGGAAACACGCACCGCGCCGGGGTACCGGTTTTATGCCTTGCCCGACGGCAAGCGCCCGGGTCTGATTCGCGTCGCCAGCGGCGGCGCATCCATCGCCTGCGAAGTGTGGGAGCTTCCCGCCAGCACCTTTGGCAGCTTCGTGGCTGGCATTCCCGCGCCGCTAGGTATCGGCAGCGTCATGCTGGAAGATGGCAGCGCCGTCGCCGGCTTCATCTGCGAAGGCATTGGCATCGAAGGCGCACGGGACATTACAGCCTTTGGGGGCTGGCGCGCCTATCTCGCCGCAGCAGCCGCAACCGCGGCCTGACCGAGCCGCGGGAGGGCCAGTTCTGCCGCAGTCCTGATGCGTGCTACGGGGTGTTATTGGTTCTCCTGGAACCCTCCAACACAGGCATATACGGGATGGTTGATGACGCCCGCGGGGGCCACGGTCTCCAGATTGACGCGAGTGTCCGCGCGTGGTCTATCGACGGCGTAGGCGGAGGATTTGCCGTGATCGATCAGCTCGACGTTTTGAATTGTGGGACAGAGAGTCTCATTCGCTTTCCTTCCAGCCAGGGCAGGGTGGAGTGGAGAACCTGTCCTTGTCCACCCGCCATGTTGCCGAACGAGATTTCGAAATCGGCCAACTGGCGTAGTTCGTCGTCGCACGCCGAGCTGTCCTGGACATGCTGCCACGCGGCGTGTTCCGCGTCCGGGTGCATCGTCCTTGCGCGGACCCGCATGAAGCACGGCCCCGAAAACAGACATAGTGTGGGTGCGTGAGCGTCGGACGTCAAAGC
It includes:
- the atzF gene encoding allophanate hydrolase, whose amino-acid sequence is MPTSLTFSALLSAYRTHALTPTALVEELLARNARYPDHAIWITPPERGRLLARARELEARGMDGLPLYGIPFAIKDNIDVADVPTTCACPSFAYTPRQSATVVQRLLDAGAIPVGKTNLDQFATGLNGTRSPYGACRNAFNPDYISGGSSAGSAVSVALGLASFSLGTDTAGSGRVPAAFNNLVGLKPTCGLLSTHGVVPACRSLDVVSIFALCAEDAQQVFGVALSEDPADPYSRAAQPHGFDFGHAPRFRFGVPARKDLEFFGDAESAALFDDAVARLRDLGGEEVDLDFAPFIDTARLLYGGPWVAERYQAIRAFIDAQPEALFPVTRDITLGGAKPLAADAFAAQYRLRDLKRVCDRVWKDVDCVITPTAGTIYTRAEMLAEPIARNTDLGLYTNFMNLLDYAAIAVPAGFRGDGLPFGATLFAPAHQDVPLLHLAARWQRTIERPCGAVETTPSAQSPAVPSPVPSGQMRVAVVGAHLSGLPLNGQLTSRGGRLVVETRTAPGYRFYALPDGKRPGLIRVASGGASIACEVWELPASTFGSFVAGIPAPLGIGSVMLEDGSAVAGFICEGIGIEGARDITAFGGWRAYLAAAAATAA